Sequence from the Mesorhizobium sp. PAMC28654 genome:
TGCGGACGTCGGCCGTTTCCTGAAGCTCTACACGACGTTGCCGCTGGACGAAGTCGCACGGCTGCAGAAGCTCGGCGGATCCGAGATCAACGAGGCCAAGAAAATCCTCGCCACCGAAATCACCGCCTTGCTGCACGGTCGCGAAGCCGCGGACGCGGCCAGCGAAACCGCGCGCAAGACATTCGAGGAAGGCTCACTGGCAGAGACCCTGCCCACCGTAGAGATCGCCAAGGCGTCGCTTGAAGCTGGCGTCGGCATTCTGTCATTGTTCGTCAGCGCGGGGCTCGCGGCCTCCAACGGCGAGGCGCGGCGGCATATACAGGGCGGCGCGGTGCGCCTCAACGACCAGCCTGTTTCGGATGATCGCCGGTAGTGACGCTTCAGGATCTGAGTCCGGAAAACGTCCTAAAGCTCTCACTCGGCAGGAAAAAACACATCCTGGTGCGGCCGGTCTGATTGGGCCTGATCCATCCCGATGATCGGGGTGGATCTCTCGGCTTTCAGGTCACCATGGTCTACCGATATTCGAAGATCGACCGGAATATTCCGGGGGCGATCACTGACAGTGGATTTATGTCGAGGACCGGCTTGTTGGCATTGCCCTTCAGCCGGTAGGTGACGCCGATCAGGCCGCGATCGCGGCCATTGCCCAACAGCACCCCGACCAGCGGAAGCTCGCCGAAAATGCGGTTGAGGCCATAGGCCGGCATGAACGTGCCGGTCATGTCCATGTTGTTGTTTTGATCATAGAGCGTGCCCTGGAAGGTTGTGCCGATCCTCGGGCCACGCAACACGCCGTTTGCCAGCTTAAGATAGCCGCTGCCCTTCTCGATCTCGGCAAAGCCGCGTTCGAATTTCACCCGCGACGTATCAAGATTGCCTTTGACCGCCTCGTTCAGGCTGCGCTTGTCGCCAGCCGGCGTGGTCGAGACTATCGATGCGAGCTTGGGCTCGTTCACGACGAAGAAATCGCTGGTATCCACCTGGCCCGTCATCGGGCCGTCACTCGCGCCGGCCAGCGCCAGCGTGATCGACCCGCCCTCCATGTGCTCGTAGATGTTGAGGAAGCGCAGTATGGCCCCGGCGTCAGCCGATTTCACATTTAGGGCGCGCCTGCCGTCCCCGGTGGTGTTGCTGATGGCTATGGCGGCACCGGAACTGGCCGTGGCGCTGACCTTCAGCCCGTTCACCCTGGAGCCCGCGGCACTGTAGTCCAGTTTCAGATTCGACAGTTTCTCGTCGTGGAAACCGGTCAGGGAATCCACATTGGCGCTGACGGAAATCGCATCGGAACCGGTGGTCCTTGTGGCCGTGTCGACATCGGAAGTGAACTGCTTGATCAACGAGCGAGCATCCAGCGCATTGCCTGATATGTCGACCGTATAGGACTTGCCCGACCGCTTGACCGACACGGCAACATCATCGTCCCTGTTCAAGGTGACCTTGCTGAACCGCGCCGACGACAAGCCGTTGTTGACCAGCACCACGGTGCCCTCGATCGAGAAGGTCTTTCCATCCAGGTCGAAATTGGACAGTGTGGTGGTGTCGCCGGATTTCGTCATGACGAAGGTCACACTGGCGGGGATTCCGGGTCCCTTGCTCCAGCCCGCCCAGGGGATGTCCAGCTTGGCGTTTGTCAGATCCGCCGAGACATTCTGGTTGCCATCGCCGCTCTTGTCTATCGCCACCTTGATCGTTCCGGAAAGCAGCGGCGAAAGGCCCGGCACGGCGCTTGCCCGCGTCTTGTCGTCGAGCACGAGCGCGACTTTCCTGCTGCGCGGCGGACCGTCATCCTTGAGCGGCTCGATCAGGTCAAGTTCAGCCGGGATGCCATTCAGCAGCGCCTTGGCGGAAATGACGGCCTTGTCGGGCTCCACCGTGATGGTGCCGTCGGCGTTCGTGACCGTCTGGCCTTCGAACGGCTTGGCCAGCGAAAGCCCCGTGTAGTCAAGTGACACCAGCCAATCGAGTTTCGAGGTGTCGACTCCGGACGTAAGGGGGATATCCGCCCTGACGTGCCCCGTCACCGAACCTGACAGGTCTTCCGCCGCAAAACCGACATGACGCATGGCGTTGATCGGCTCGTAAGACGCGAGTTCGGCAACCGCCGGGGCCTCGCCGGCAACATCAATGTCAAGCGAACCGATGACAGGCGGCAGGTTCGCCGCCTTGACTGTTAGCGTGCCATTGCTGGCCGCAACGGTGCGGCCGCTGGGCATGAAGACAGTGCCCGAAGACAGCGCGATATCGACATCGTTGCCATGGAACGAAACCACGCCGACAGCGTCACGTATCGGCGGAATGCGACCGGCCGTGTCGAAACGCGCGCCCTCGACCTGGAAGCGACCGAATACTTCTTCGGGGCCTAGCGGGACACCATTGCCAAGCCGCCCTGGAAGCACCTGGAACTGCAGATTTGCATCGACGACGCGACCCCCGAACAGGTTCTCCAGCACCCAGAGCCTCGCGCCACGCGCGGAAAACCAAGGCCATAACTGCTTGACGTGAGAAACCGGCATATCGTGGATGTTGACGGCCATCGACACGCCCGGCGCCTTTCCGTCGACGAATTCGACGGACGCGGTACCCAACGCCTCGCTTGTGGAGCCGGACCTGATCCCGATCTGCTCCGCCACGAGCTTGTGGCTTTTGGTCTGATAGACACCGGCGATCCGGGCGATGAAGCCAAGGGCCGGTTCGGGCGAGTCCGAAGGCGACAGCGTCGAACCGTCACTGGTCAGATCATAACGGTAGGATGGTTCGTCACCCGCTGCGCTGGTGGCCGGTTTCGGCCCGATAGAGCCCGCGAAATCAAATGTCGATCGCCCGGTCTTCAACAGCAACCTGTCCACCTGGATCTTGTTGCTGCCGGGCACGAGGGTGGCATCGAGACCAACATCGGACGCAAGCAACCCGCGTGGACCGAGATCGAGCACGGACCCGGTCAATGACAGGGAGGCCGTCAGCCGCGACGTGTTGTCGCCTGTGCCCTGTACCCCCTTCAGCCTCAACACAACGGCACCGATCCTGCCACCCGTCGCTGCCGCGACGTCGGCGGAGTCAGCAATTTCAACGCTTGCCTCGAGCGTTGTCACGCGCCGCGTCGCCGCATTGCGTGTAGCGGAAGCCGCAATCGTCAGCGCCCGGCCATCAACACTGAGGCTGGATGAGAGCTCCATGCCCGCGGATCCGGATTGCTGAACGGTGGCGTCCGCGACCATGACCGATTTGACCGAGCCAGCCTCCGGCATCATGAACTCGACATTGTGAAGGTCGATCCGGCGCATCGAATCCTCGCGCACCGCGTCCAGCGCGAGGTTGACGTTTTCAAAAGTCGTCGCGGACAGCTTGTCTGGATCGATGAGTCCGTCGGCATTGCGCAAAGCGCTCGTCCAGTCGCCACCTGACGGCATTGACGCCACAACGACGTGGGCGTCGGAAATCCTGGCGCTGGTAAGCCGCACCTCGCCCCAAAGCAGCGGTATCAGGCGCACGCCGAAACGAACACGTCCGGCGTCGGCCATCGGCTTGCCATCGGCCGTCTTCAGGATGACATCGCTCACCTGCAGCGCAACGAAGCTCGATCCGTCAAGCGTGATGCGAGCAGGCCCGATCGCCGCATTGACATCGAGACCGGCCAGTTTTTCGATCGCGGTCTCCGCTTCGGCTCGCAGTCGTTCGGAGCCAACCCCAGACACGCCGATCAGATAAACAATAGCAGCCGCCAACAGAACGACAGTCGAAAGGCCTGCGACCAAGCGCCCGAGAATACGAAAGCCGCGACCGATCGACGCCTGACCGAGCGGCGGTACACGGCACGCGGACGGGAGAGCGCCCAGATCTGTGATCTCGTCACGCCTGAACTTGATCTTCTCGTGCTGCGGTTGCTCCTGATCCAAGGAATCTTCCGTTGTATGAACTCGACGTGGACGAATCCCCGGCTGACACTATATCGGTGCGACTTCGCGCGTAACCTCAAACAAGGGCATCGATATGGCTGATCTTGACGTAGGCGATCTTGCGCCGCAATTCGACCTTCCGCGCGATGGCGGAGGAACGCTTAGCCTTGCGGCATTGTCAGGAAAGCCGGTGGTTCTCTATTTTTATCCACAGGACGACACCACAAGCTGCACGCAAGAGGCGATAAGCTTTTCGCAACTGAAGCCTGAATTCGAAAAAGCCGGCGCCGTCGTGATCGGCCTGTCGCCGGACAGCACGAAGAAACACGACAAATTCAAGTCCAAATACAGCCTCACCATCGACCTGGCGGCCGACGAGGAGCGCAAGGTGATCGAGGCCTACCATTTGTGGGTCGAAAAATCGATGTATGGCCGAAAATACATGGGCGTCGAACGCGCAACGTTCCTGATCGGCCGCGATGGCCGCATTGCCAGGGTATGGCGGAAGGTTCGTGTAAAAGGCCACGCGGAAGAGGTTCTCGAGGCCGTTCGCGCGCTTTGAACCCGCTTTCACGCGGCTGAAACAGCCGGGAGTTGGCCCCGTCGCTTGTTCGAGCGGCGGGGCTTTTGCTTGGCCAGGGCGCACTTCTACAACCGGCCACCCGCTTTGCGGGCAATCCCAGCCGGAGACCTGGTCCGACAAAGCTTTGTTAACCTTAATAATGTGTACTCGGACTGTCGCTGTATCGTAAACGAAAGCTTGGTCCCGTGAACGTAACCGGTCAGTCAGCGGTCTTCGGCAGGCGCAAGGAGCCCCACACGATCATCATCGCCCGGGGCGATCAAATCCGGCACTTTACCGTACGCCCCTGGATAGCGGCATTCCTCGGCTCCGCGCTGGCCGCGATGGCCATAGGTTATCTGCTGGCGACCTCCTACCTCGTGCTGCGCGACGATCTGATCGGCGCCACGACGGCACGACAAGCGCGCATGCAGCAGGCTTACGAGGATCGCATATCGGCGCTTCGCGCCCAGGTCGACCGCATCACCAGCCGGCAGCTTCTCGACCAGCAGCTCATGGAAACCAAGGTCAGCGAGTTGCTGCAACGGCAGACCCAGCTCAGTCAGCGCCATGGCCGCCTTGGGCCCCTCATCGAACGCGCGGAAAGCGAAGTCGGAACGCAGCCCGCCGCCGCTCCCGCGCCGGTCGAAAAGCCTGACCAGCATGCCGACGCGACCGGCAACATCGGCCAGATAGCCCAGACCTATTCCGTCGCCAGCCTGAGCGCCGGCGACACAAGACCTTTCTCGCTGTGGTCGACACGCTCCGATCCGTTACCCAGCGAATCGTCGGCAGACCGCGCCGACAAGCTGTTCGTGTCGATCAACCAGTCGCTCAAAAACATCGAGAACGATCAGCTTACGCGTGTCACCACGCTTGCCGACAATGCCTACAAAAGCGCCGACGCGATCACCCAGGCACTTGCGGCGGCCGGCCTGCCGGTGGACAGCGATTTCGGCAAGAGCGACAGCGATGTCGGCGGACCGCTGATACCGCTCGACAGTTCGATGATCTTCGACAGCAAGGTCAAGGAACTGGACGAGGCGCTGGACACGCTCGACCAGCTCAAGAAGGAAGCCCGTCGGCTGCCGCTCGCCAACCCCGCGCCTGGCCATTCCGTCACCAGCCCGTTCGGCGTGCGCACCGACCCTATCCTCGGCACCGCCGCGCTGCATTCGGGCATGGATTTCAGGGCGCCGATCGGTATGCCGGCCAAGGTCACGGCGCCTGGTGTCGTCACCAAGGCCGGTTGGAACGGTGGCTATGGCCGCATGGTGGAAGTGGATCACGGCAACGGTTTCGCCACGCGCTACGGGCATCTGAGCGAGATCGACGTCACCGTAGGCCAGAAACTCAATGCCGGCGACGTCATCGGCAAGACCGGCAGCAGCGGCCGCTCGACCGGCCCGCATCTGCACTATGAGGTCCGCCACAACGGCGAAGCGATCGACCCCCTGCGCTTCCTAACCGTCGGCAAGAAGGTCGAACAGTACCTTTGAGGCGGAAAAGCCTTGGCCCGACCAGACAAGGGCCAGTCATCCCTTCTTGATCCGCTGACAATCCGGCCGGTGCTGGCCGCAATCATGCCGGTGTCGCTCTGGCGCCAGGCAGCCGGCTTGCCCTCCCCACGCCTGATGGCGTCGGCAGGTTAACCGCACCTTCCTCGAACACCAGCAACTGCCCTCCTCGCCTTTTGCCCGTTGACTCAATTCAAGTTGTAGGATGATATGTATAACCATACTCCTTAGCACTGGCACTGGCCCGACAATGACCATCCATGGCATCTCGGCCGAAGTTCTCGCTGCCCTGGAAAGCGTCCTGGGACGGAACGGCGTAGCAGCCGACACCGATGATATGGCGAAATACCTCGGAGACTGGTCAGGCGATCATCACGGCGGAGCCCTTGCCGTGCTGAAGCCTGGTTCGGTCGCGGACGTCCAGGCCACTGTCCGGTTGTGCGGCACGCTCGGGCTGGCGATGATACCGCAAGGTGGCAACACCGGGCTGGTGGCAGGTGCGATCGACATCGGCACGGACCGAGGCACGGTCATCATCAACGCGGAGCGCTTGAACAAAGTGCGTCTAGTCGACGCCGACAATTTCACCCTGCAGGCTGATGCCGGCTGCATCCTCCAACACATCAAGGATGCCGCCGAGAACCAGGATTGCCAGTTTCCGCTGGCGCTAGGCGCTCAGGGCAGCTGTCAGATCGGCGGCAATGCCGCAAGCAATGCCGGTGGCGTCAACGTGTTGCGCTACGGGATGGCTCGCGACCTCATTGTCGGCCTGGAGGTGGTGCTACCGGACGGCGAATTGTGGAGCGGCTTTTCCGGCCTGCGCAAGGATAATCGCGGCTACGACCTGAAGCAGCTTTTCATCGGCTCGGAGGGAACGCTGGGCATCATCACCGGTGTCGAGGTCAAGCTCTTTCCGAAGCCCGGCCGGCTGGAGACGGCGTATCTGGGTCTTCCCTCATTCGAAGCGGCGATAGCGTTGTTCAGGCAAGCCCGACGCGAATGCTCGGACCTGATGTCGGCCTTCGAGATCATTGGCTCGGAATGCATGGAGCTTGCGCGTCTGGCCGACCCGAGCATCGTCGCGCCAGTGACCGCCCCTGTTCATGTGCTGATCGAACTGTCGTCGAGCGGCGCCATGGACCTGCGAACCCTGCTGGTCGACTTTCTTGCCGGCGCCATGGAAAAGCACCTCGTCATCGACGCCGTCCTGGCCGAGAGCAACGCACAGGCCAAGGCGTTCTGGGGCATCCGCGAAGGGCTAGTCGAGGGCCAGGCCAAGCGCGGCTACCATGTGCGCACCGATCTCTCGGTGCGCATCTCCGATATTCCCGCGCTGATCGCCCGGGCCCGCCATCTTGTCTCAACGGAGCACCCGGGCTGGATCTCCCAGGCCTATGGTCACGCGGGCGACGGCAACATCCATTTCAATGTGCTGCCACCGCTCGGCCTTGGAGAGACCGAGGCGCGCACCAGGGGCAGCACCATCACGACCAAGCTGTACGACATCGTCAACGCACTCGGCGGCTCGATAAGCGCCGAGCATGGCATCGGGCGCACTCGCCAGCGCGTTTACTGGGACGGGATGTCTGCCGTTCAGCGCCGGCTTGTCAGCACGCTCAAGAATGCGCTCGATCCGAACGGACTGATGAATCCCGGTTGCCTCTTTCCCGCGACGGAGACCATTTCATGAAACAACGACTGGCTGCCATAGGCACTGTCGAGGCGCTTCCGCACCGGGTCGCGGCGTTCCTCAGCCGCGAGATCGAGTCCGGCGAGCTCAATCCGGGCAGCCTGCTGCCGACGGAGCAACAGCTATCCGAAAAATTCGGCGTCAGCCGAAACGTGGTGCGTGAGGCGATCGCGCAATTGCGGGCCGACGGCATGGTGGAAGCGCGGCAAGGCATCGGCTCGTTCGTCCTGGCACCGGAGCAGCGCGCGACGATCCGCATCGACCGCGAGACGCTGAAGGAAGGCCAGAACATGGAGCGGCTCTTCGAGCTGCGCTGCATCCTTGAAGCCGAGTCAGCCGCGCTTGCCGCCGAGCGGCGCGACCAGGAGCATCTCGACGCCATCAAGGCGGCGCTGGACCGCATGAGTGGTGAGGAGCGCTGGGAAGACGGCAGCATCGATGCCGATCTCCTGTTTCATCGCGAAATCGCCCGGGCGACGGGCAACAGCTACATCCACACGTTCATTTCCTTCGTCTGCGAACAGATCCGTCGCTCGATCTACTACGCACGCCAGACCAACCCGTTGCACGACCTGGTCGAAGTCAACGTCGGCGAGCATGTGCGCATCTACGAGGCGCTGGTCGCCGGCGATCCCGCGGAAGCCGAGGCGGCGATGCGCGCTCACATCATCGGCGCCGCCAACCGGGTCGGCGTCAAGCTGCCTGCGTCGCGCGCACGGCATACCGGCGGAGGAAAATAACCATGTCGATCGGAACCACCTATCGGATTTCGGACGTCTGCCTGCTTGTCGACAATATCGAGCGGACAGTGGAGTTCTATGTCGACAAGGTCGGCCTCCGCTTGCGCCGACGCGCCGAGGGATTTGCCGACTTCCATGGCGAGGGCGTGACGCTGGCCGCCTGGGAGATCGACCACATCAGCCAGCACACTGGCGTGTCGAAGCTGCGTTCGCCGCGTCACGCGCACAAGGTCTGCGTCGCGGTCATGCTCGACGCGCCCGACGAGATCGACCGGCTCTACACAGAACTGACCGCCAAAGGCGTACCCTTCCAGGGGCCGCCTGAGGATTATGTCTGGAACGCGCGCTGCGCCTATTTCACCGACCCGGACGACACGCTGTGGGAACTCTACGCCTGGCTCGACGGCGGCCCCGGCGACTACCACGACGAACAGCCGTAGACGACACCGCGCCAAGGAAACGGCGCGCAATGAAGAGACAGACAAGTCTTGCAACAGGAGCGAATGATGAGTGGGAACCAGGATTGGAATTTGAACCGCCGTACCTTTGTGAAAGGTGGCTTGGCGGCTGTCGCGGCCGCATCGGCCGGCATGCAGCTCGTGCTGACTCCCGCCGCAAAGGCGGCGGGGAAAGTCGTCATCCAGTATGACTGGCTGATGTCCAACGGCCAGATAGGCGATATCGCGGCGGTCGCCAACGGCTATTTCAAGGACGCCGGGCTCGACGTGGAATTCGGCCCGGGCGGCCCCAACGCCTCGACGGTGCCTCCGGTGATCTCGGGCGCCGCACAACTCGGCCAGTTTTCCGAAACCCCGCAGCTTTTCGCGGCGCGGGCCAACGGCGTGCCCGTGAAGATGATCGCATGCGGCCTCCGCACCGGCCCCTATGCCTTAACTTCAAAGGCAGCGAACCCGATCCGCGGCATCGCCGACCTCAAAGGCAAGAAGATCGGCATACAGCCGACCGCGCGTTTCGTCATGGACGAGATTCTCGCCAAGAACGGCTTGAACGCGTCCGACGTCACCGTCATCAATGTCGGCTTCGACAAGGGACCACTTGTGCGCGGCGATGTCGACGCCATTGGCGGCTGGATCACCAACACGCAGGCGCTGAGCGTCGTCGGCGATGACCGTATTGACCTTCTGGTGCGCAATCTCGGCTTGAACTCCTACGCCGATGTCTATTTCGCCACCGACGCCGCGATCGAGAAGGATCCGGACACCCTGGCCAAGTTCATCGGCGCTGTCGCCAAGGGCTGGGGCTGGGTACACGCCAACCCCCAGGAGGCGGTGAAGAAAATGGTCGCTGCCTACCCCGAAATGGACCTCGGCTGGGAAGAGAAGACCGTCAACCTCGTGCTCAAGCTTTCCTTTGACGCGACAACGGCCAAGGACGGCTGGGGCACGTTCGATCCCGCCTCCATCGAGGAACAATTGGCTCTGCTCGACAAGGTAGGCCAGTACCCGAACGGCCGCCCCGCGGCCGCTGACGTCTATACCACCAAGATCCTCGAACTTTCGGCTGCCGACCGGCCGAAGCTCGACGCCCCCGCCGCCTGATGGCGAACGCGATCGAAGCCAACAGGCTGGATGTCGGCTATGGCGGCCGCCAAGCGGCCGTCAAAGTCCTTTCCGGCCTCGACCTCAACGTCGAGACCGGATCCTTCCTGTCGATCCTGGGACCTTCAGGCTGCGGCAAGTCGACCTTGCTCAGAGTGGTTGCCGACCTGCTCGATCCGCTCGGCGACACCATCAGCGTGCTCGGCGACACGCACGCGGTGCGATCGCGCCGCGATGTCGGATTCGTCTTCCAGGACTCGACCTTGCTGCCCTGGCGCACCGTGCGTGACAATGTGCGCCTGCCGCTTGGCGTCGGGCAAGGCAGCCTGACCCGCAAGATCGAAGATCGCAGCGACGAATTGCTGGAGTTGATGGGGCTTGCCGGCTTTTGGCGAGCGCCTGCCGCACCAGCTTTCCGGCGGCCAGCGCCAGCGCGTGGCGATCGCCAGGGCATTGCTCGGAGAGCCAAAGCTGCTGCTCATGGACGAACCGTTCGGGGCCCTCGACGAGATCACCCGTGACCGCCTCAACGACGAGTTGCTCGCCCTGTGGCGGCGCTCTGGCGCCACGATCCTCTTCGTCACTCATTCGATCGCCGAGGCCGCCTATCTCGGTGAAAGGGTCATCGTGCTCGCCGCCAATCCCGGGCGGCTGGTCAAGGATCTTGATATGCGACCACTCAAGCGAGACGGCAATCGCTGTTCGCGGGAAGACCCTGCAATCGTCGCCGCCATGGCGGAATTGCGCACCGCGCTGGAGCGCGCTTCATGAGGCCGGCGCCACTGTCTCCGCAGCTTGCCATCACCCTGCCCATCCTCGGCGCGGCGTCGCTCCTTCTCGCCTGGCAGTATTTCCTGCCGCTCCTCGGCGTCCCCGCCTATATCGTGCCGACGCCGACCGCGATACTCGGCGTCTTCCAGAAGAATTTTCGCTGCTCATGGACAATCTCAGGCCGACACTGATCGAGGCCCTGGCCGGCTTTGTCATTGGCAATTTGGCAGCCGTGTTGCTGGCGGTAGTGTTCGTGCACAGCCGCATCCTTCAGGCTGCCTATTTTCCGATCGTGCTTTTCTTCAACACCATTCCGATCCTGGCGCTGTCGCCGATCATCATCCTGATCTTCGGGCTTGGGATGACACCGAAGATCGTCATCGCGGCGGTGATCTGCTTCTTCCCGACGCTGGTGAACATGATACGCGGGCTGGAATCGGCCAGCCATAATGAGCACGAGCTGTTCCGGGTGCTGTCGGCGACGCGCTGGGAGATTTTCTGGGGCCTGCGCCTGCCCCGCGCCTTGCCGATGCTGTTCTCATCGCTCAGGATCGCATCGGCGACGGCGGTGATCGGTGCCATCGTGGGCGAATGGATCGGCTCGGACAAAGGCCTCGGCGCACTCATTATCCAAGCGACCTTCAACTACCAGTCGGACCGGCTTTACGCGGCGATCGTGCTGTCGTCCTGCCTTTCGATCGCACTGTTCTGCGCCGTGGTGATGGTCGAGCGCCGGGTCATCAAATACTGAACAGGCATTTCATCGGCTCGTGCAGCCGTGCACGAGCCGATCTTGGATCGCTTGATCAGTCCGCATTTTCCGGTTGCACCGACAGAAATCCGATCGCCGCAGAAACCAGGGTGGCCGCGCCAACTTTCAAGGCGGCCTCGTCAACACGAAATTTGGCATGGTGGAGCGGAAAGACCGATCCGACCTCCTCGTTGCGGATTCCCAGCCGAAAGTAGACCGATGGGCGTTTTTCGCTGTAGTAGCCAAAGTCGTCGGCAATGGTCCATCCAGGGGTGTTGAGAACATTGTCGGCCCCGACGCAAGCCTTGGCGCTGGCGATGATCAGCTGGGTCATCTCGACATCGTTGACGACCCCCGGCTCGCCCTTGTGGATGCCGACTTCAACACGCGCGCCGTGGCTTGCGGCTATCCCCTCGGCAATAGCACGAACGCGGCGCCAGGCCCGCTCGCGGGTTGCATCGCTGCCGCTGCGGATGGTGCCTTTCAGCGCGACCTTGCCGGCGGTCACATTGTAGGCGTTGCCACCATTGATGGCCGTCACCGAAATGACCAGGGGGTCGTAGGGGTCGATCTCGCGCGAGACGATCTTCTGCAATTCCGTCACCATGGAGCAGGCCACGGCCAACGCATCAACACCTTCGTGCGGTTTTGCCGCGTGTGCCGCCGAGCCGGTAACGGCCACGTCGAACGTATCGCAGGCCAAGGTGTAGGGACCGGAGCCGACGGCGATCTTGCCTGAGGGTGTGTACGGATCAACATGAACGCAGATGGCGGCATCGACATCGTCGAGAAGCCCCTCTTCCACCACCCGCCTGCCGCCCGAAGGTTCATCCTCCTCGGCGGGCTGGAAGATGAGGCGGACGGTGCCGCCGAAATCACCTCTTGATTGATGGAGATGCGCGGCAACCGCGAAGGCCATCGACGCATGGGCGTCGTGACCGCAC
This genomic interval carries:
- a CDS encoding M20 metallopeptidase family protein, translating into MIEIRRHLHRNPELSNHEANTQRYLRQMLASQGIADIRDVAGFGLAVDIVGTGKPSNRKVAIRADIDALPIEEESGVDFSSTNPGVMHACGHDAHASMAFAVAAHLHQSRGDFGGTVRLIFQPAEEDEPSGGRRVVEEGLLDDVDAAICVHVDPYTPSGKIAVGSGPYTLACDTFDVAVTGSAAHAAKPHEGVDALAVACSMVTELQKIVSREIDPYDPLVISVTAINGGNAYNVTAGKVALKGTIRSGSDATRERAWRRVRAIAEGIAASHGARVEVGIHKGEPGVVNDVEMTQLIIASAKACVGADNVLNTPGWTIADDFGYYSEKRPSVYFRLGIRNEEVGSVFPLHHAKFRVDEAALKVGAATLVSAAIGFLSVQPENAD